The proteins below are encoded in one region of Hordeum vulgare subsp. vulgare chromosome 3H, MorexV3_pseudomolecules_assembly, whole genome shotgun sequence:
- the LOC123443267 gene encoding tRNase Z TRZ3, mitochondrial-like isoform X2 → MPPQVPSPLRRLLPLSQTLAPAPLLYLSRRLFFSSVSAARPTFTRATGIRPLAYRGKASRHHLRRGNSTARKEPEGMASGGGGGGKDAGVAFNKMRAEGRDVRKDRSMGLKNRRANPVSTTSYVQILGTGMDTQDTAPSILLFFDKQRYIFNAGEGLQRFCTEHKIKLSKIDHIFFTRVCSETAGGLPGLVLTLAGMGDEGMSVNIWGPSDLDFLAGAMKSFIPNRAMLHTHSFGVEHNATSSQSTNATVVIDDEVVRISAMFVKPRYNNEARNLTDINSKPGDTAIVYSCELAEIKGKFDTAKAAALHLMPGPKYRELQLGYSVPSDEGDTVVHPSDVLGPSIPGPIVLLVDCPTQYHMHELFSLHSLSHFYEDSSCQTENAKKVNCIIHLGPSSVTNTVDYQNWMKSFGTTQHIMAGHENKNMEVPILKGSARISSRLNFVCPQLFPSSGFWPVETANGTDLEKDKSTSFQACESVTAANLLKFRLRPYAQLGLDRASIPSLCSYEEIVDELISEIPEIKEVPGQISKFWQSSVDQKSALAPAGKHMLMVEEPWISKDSCLPDILDEQGNSAKFQDDGSLRESGRRKRPKGNSEIPCCVGNATREDMEITFLGTGSSQPSKYRNVSSIYINLFAQGGMLLDCGEGTLGQLKRRFGVSGADEAVKNLRCIWISHIHADHHTGLARVLALRSKLLNGVPHKPLLVIGPKQLLRFLNAYSTLEDLDMQFLDCRQTLKPSVEELLGDNATESATTQLENTMFAPGSRMENYNKKPSSPKDTTALANLKEILHESGLEILYSVPVVHCAQAFGVVLRAKEKVNSVGKAIPGWKVVYSGDTRPCPALVDASRDATVLIHEATFEDSMKDEAIAKNHSTTKEAIAVGTSAGAYRIILTHFSQRYPKIPVFDEDDMHKTCIAFDLMSVNLADLPVLPKVLPHLKLLFKDEMVVEESDEALRLIKYAVGKSGTDFKREMQRHSASMRQLVHYKGHPDPLKGDALNKAVRETANEAIAAIFSTEDPKAVVVTEGLGKRIQGFGNTNYEPSRDDKKSFLSELSEVVGIGGASIKQGLSNFAATHSMMPNDNGGMYKSPIRRSLTTETDRYGRYDPSEIQGESRATSGASKNVSSGSWGPSPSSSASAGDTDSSQPGIKTREERLLETIVTASGVRLQPTRDALQIFLTEASKLDAVALSRALESKLNSPLWQVRMKAICVLEAVVRKQDTDPYSIIASYFSENSASVVRCCELPQVSLREKASKVLNLLVGEQPTGSKHHPESRTAATTVQMPDLIDTGDQDDLVTHSSAQESSQQIMGNSNYVSSVDDLLGGETIGNTSAASNGNGSDLFADVSFHEEEIKETNDLFSGMTVEEKSSASVHDNSLIEQDIFGSSPEPLFQERVDDKGTVDDLMAGLNLNGTAQAQPGVKAETNSNLNGSQFFDMNSQTSHVASGAALNGILGQSSLYQQVPLQYNLSPQMFGQSYPGQQLNYGAMEALLAQQQQLLQNLGNFSAGLGHPAFNSMSGGNASGMPDIFNSSNQPPHQVAVMSNSKKDETKAFDFVSDHLAAARGSKK, encoded by the exons TATTTAATGCTGGCGAG GGTCTTCAGCGTTTCTGCACTGAACACAAGATAAAGTTGTCAAAG ATTGACCACATCTTTTTCACTCGCGTGTGCTCAGAAACCGCAGGGGGCCTTCCAG GCCTGGTGCTAACTCTGGCTGGAATGGGAGATGAAGGCATGTCG GTGAACATATGGGGCCCTTCGGACCTTGATTTTCTGGCGGGCGCGATGAAATCTTTTATCCCAAATAGGGCAATGCTTCATACACACAGCTTTGGCGTTGAACACAATGCAACTTCTTCACAATCTACAAATGCTACTGTTGTTATTGATGATGAAGTAGTTCGTATATCAGCAATGTTTGTCAAACCAAGGTACAATAATGAAGCCAGGAATTTGACAGATATCAACTCGAAGCCTGGTGATACTGCTATAGTCTACTCATGTGAATTGGCAGAAATTAAAGGAAAATTTGACACTGCCAAAGCTGCTGCCCTTCATCTCATGCCTGGACCAAAGTATCGTGAACTTCAACTTGGATACTCTGTGCCTTCTGATGAAGGTGATACAGTG GTTCATCCAAGTGATGTTCTCGGTCCATCAATTCCTGGACCAATCGTACTTCTAGTGGATTGCCCTACACAATATCACATGCATGAACTGTTTTCGCTGCACTCACTTAGCCACTTTTATGAAGATTCTTCCTGCCAAACAGAGAATGCCAAGAAAGTAAATTGCATAATCCACTTAGGTCCATCTTCTGTGACGAACACTGTTGATTATCAGAACTGGATGAAATCTTTTGGCACCACACAGCATATCATGGCTGGTCACGAAAA TAAAAACATGGAAGTTCCCATCCTGAAAGGCAGTGCAAGGATATCTTCACGTCTTAATTTTGTATGCCCTCAGCTCTTCCCATCCTCTGGGTTTTGGCCTGTGGAGACTGCAAATGGTACCGATTTGGAGAAGGATAAG AGTACTTCATTCCAAGCCTGTGAAAGTGTGACAGCAGCAAATTTGCTGAAG TTTCGTCTGCGTCCATATGCTCAACTGGGGTTGGATAGAGCTTCTATTCCAAGCTTGTGTAGTTATGAAGAAATTGTTGATGAACTTATTTCTGAGATTCCTGAGATTAAAGAAGTTCCTGGGCAGATTAGCAAGTTCTGGCAAAGTAGCGTAGACCAAAAAAGTGCATTGGCACCAGCTGGCAAGCATATGCTGATGGTTGAAGAGCCATGGATTAGTAAAGACTCCTGTCTTCCTGATATTTTAGATGAACAGGGGAATTCAGCTAAGTTTCAAGATGACGGTAGTTTGAGAGAAAGTGGCCGAAGAAAGCGCCCGAAGGGCAATTCAGAGATCCCCTGCTGCGTGGGGAATGCTACGAGAGAAGATATGGAAATTACATTTTTGGGTACGGGTTCATCCCAGCCTTCAAAGTATCGAAATGTTAGTTCCATATATATTAATCTGTTTGCACAGGGAGGTATGCTTCTTGATTGTGGTGAAGGAACGTTAGGACAGCTGAAAAGGAG GTTTGGTGTAAGTGGTGCTGATGAAGCTGTAAAAAACTTGAGGTGCATCTGGATTTCCCATAttcatgctgatcaccacacgggTCTTGCTAGAGTTCTTGCCTTGAGGTCAAAATTGCTAAACGGTGTTCCTCACAAACCCTTGCTCGTGATTGGACCAAAACAACTCCTGAGATTTCTAAATGCATATTCTACACTTGAAGATCTTGATATGCAGTTCCTAGACTGCAGACAAACTTTGAAGCCTAGTGTCGAGGAACTTCTTGGGGACAATGCCACCGAATCTGCAACAACTCAACTTGAAAACACCATGTTTGCCCCTGGAAGCAGAATGGAGAACTACAACAAGAAGCCTTCGAGTCCGAAAGATACTACAGCTCTCGCTAATTTGAAAGAAATTCTGCATGAGTCGGGTTTGGAGATTCTGTACAGTGTCCCCGTTGTACATTGTGCACAGGCGTTTGGAGTTGTTTTGAGAGCCAAGGAGAAGGTGAATAGTGTTGGGAAGGCAATTCCAGGATGGAAGGTTGTATATTCAGGTGACACTCGGCCCTGCCCAGCTCTTGTAGACGCGTCCAGAGATGCCACAGTGCTGATACATGAG GCGACGTTTGAGGACAGCATGAAGGACGAAGCGATCGCAAAGAACCACAGCACAACGAAGGAAGCCATAGCGGTAGGCACATCGGCTGGAGCGTACCGCATCATCCTGACCCACTTTAGCCAGAGATATCCTAAAATCCCGGTCTTTGACGAGGACGACATGCACAAGACCTGCATCGCTTTCGACCTGATGAGTGTAAACCTTGCCGATTTGCCCGTGCTGCCGAAGGTTCTGCCTCACCTGAAGCTCCTCTTCAAGGACGAGATGGTCGTCGAAGAGTCGGATGAG GCTTTGCGGTTGATTAAATATGCTGTTGGAAAGTCTGGCACTGATTTCAAGCGGGAAATGCAACGGCACTCAGCATCTATGCGTCAGCTTGTTCACTACAAAGGACACCCTGACCCCTTAAAAGGGGATGCCCTTAATAAGGCTGTCCGTGAAACTGCGAACGAGGCTATTGCTGCTATTTTCTCTACTGAGGACCCTAAAGCAGTTGTTGTGACAGAAGGTCTAGGCAAGCGCATACAGGGCTTTGGAAACACTAATTATGAGCCATCAAGAGATGACAAGAAATCTTTCCTCAGCGAACTAAGTGAAGTAGTGGGCATTGGTGGTGCTTCTATTAAACAGGGTTTGAGCAACTTTGCTGCCACACATTCAATGATGCCAAATGATAATGGCGGTATGTACAAGAGCCCAATTCGCAGGTCTCTGACCACAGAAACTGATAGATATGGTAGGTACGATCCAAGTGAAATTCAAGGTGAGAGCCGTGCTACATCTGGTGCTTCAaagaatgtgagttctggttcttGGGGTCCAAGTCCCTCAAGTTCAGCATCAGCCGGTGATACTGACTCAAGTCAACCAGGAATTAAGACTCGTGAGGAGAGACTTTTGGAAACAATTGTTACTGCAAGCGGTGTGCGGTTGCAACCTACTCGAGATGCTCTGCAGATATTTCTAACAGAAGCCTCCAAACTGGATGCAGTTGCTTTGAGCCGTGCCCTTGAGAGTAAACTGAACTCTCCATTGTGGCAG GTTCGCATGAAGGCTATCTGTGTGCTGGAAGCGGTGGTAAGGAAACAGGATACTGATCCTTATTCCATCATTGCTTCATATTTCAGTGAGAACAGTGCTTCTGTTGTCAGATGTTGTGAACTGCCACAAGTTTCTCTCAGAGAAAAGGCTTCAAAA GTATTAAATCTGCTGGTTGGCGAACAACCTACCGGAAGCAAACATCATCCAGAATCAAGAACTGCAGCAACTACTGTTCAGATGCCTGATTTGATTGATACAGGGGATCAGGATGATCTAGTAACTCACAGTTCAGCTCAAGAAAGCAGCCAGCAGATAATGGGGAATAGTAATTATGTTTCTTCAGTTGATGATTTGCTTGGTGGTGAAACTATTGGTAATACCAGTGCCGCTAGCAATGGTAATGGAAGCGATCTATTTGCAGATGTATCATTCCATGAGGAAGAGATTAAGGAGACTAATGACCTATTCTCAGGCATGACAGTAGAGGAAAAATCCTCAGCCTCTGTGCATGATAACTCTCTGATCGAGCAAGATATATTTGGCAGCAGCCCGGAGCCATTGTTCCAAGAAAGGGTTGATGACAAAGGAACTGTAGATGATTTAATGGCTGGTTTGAACCTTAATGGCACTGCTCAAGCTCAGCCTGGAGTAAAAGCGGAAACTAACAGTAATCTCAATGGTTCACAGTTCTTTGACATGAACAGTCAGACTAGCCATGTGGCAAGTGGTGCAGCACTGAACGGTATCCTTGGTCAAAGCTCCTTGTATCAACAGGTTCCTTTGCAGTACAACTTGTCACCACAAATGTTTGGTCAATCATATCCTGGGCAACAATTAAATTATGGTGCTATGGAAGCTCTTCTTGCTCAGCAGCAGCAGTTACTACAAAACTTGGGAAATTTCAGTGCTGGACTTGGGCATCCGGCTTTCAATTCAATGAGTGGCGGAAATGCATCTGGGATGCCAGATATTTTCAATTCAAGTAATCAACCTCCACATCAAGTGGCTGTGATGAGCAATTCCAAGAAAGATGAAACTAAAGCTTTTGATTTTGTCTCG GATCACCTTGCAGCAGCTCGTGGTTCAAAGAAGTAG
- the LOC123443267 gene encoding protein MODIFIED TRANSPORT TO THE VACUOLE 1-like isoform X1, which produces MDQSRRAVESYWRSRMVDGVTAEDDKVAPVYKLEEICELLRASDAGIVKEVADFVLKRLDNKSPLVKQKALRLIKYAVGKSGTDFKREMQRHSASMRQLVHYKGHPDPLKGDALNKAVRETANEAIAAIFSTEDPKAVVVTEGLGKRIQGFGNTNYEPSRDDKKSFLSELSEVVGIGGASIKQGLSNFAATHSMMPNDNGGMYKSPIRRSLTTETDRYGRYDPSEIQGESRATSGASKNVSSGSWGPSPSSSASAGDTDSSQPGIKTREERLLETIVTASGVRLQPTRDALQIFLTEASKLDAVALSRALESKLNSPLWQVRMKAICVLEAVVRKQDTDPYSIIASYFSENSASVVRCCELPQVSLREKASKVLNLLVGEQPTGSKHHPESRTAATTVQMPDLIDTGDQDDLVTHSSAQESSQQIMGNSNYVSSVDDLLGGETIGNTSAASNGNGSDLFADVSFHEEEIKETNDLFSGMTVEEKSSASVHDNSLIEQDIFGSSPEPLFQERVDDKGTVDDLMAGLNLNGTAQAQPGVKAETNSNLNGSQFFDMNSQTSHVASGAALNGILGQSSLYQQVPLQYNLSPQMFGQSYPGQQLNYGAMEALLAQQQQLLQNLGNFSAGLGHPAFNSMSGGNASGMPDIFNSSNQPPHQVAVMSNSKKDETKAFDFVSDHLAAARGSKK; this is translated from the exons ATGGATCAGAGCCGGCGGGCGGTCGAGTCCTACTGGCGGTCGCGGATGGTGGACGGCGTCACGGCCGAGGACGACAAGGTCGCCCCCGTCTACAAGCTCGAGGAGATCTGCGAGCTGCTGCGCGCCTCCGACGCCGGCATCGTCAAGGAGGTCGCCGACTTCGTCCTCAAGCGCCTCGACAACAAGAGCCCCCTCGTCAAGCAGAAG GCTTTGCGGTTGATTAAATATGCTGTTGGAAAGTCTGGCACTGATTTCAAGCGGGAAATGCAACGGCACTCAGCATCTATGCGTCAGCTTGTTCACTACAAAGGACACCCTGACCCCTTAAAAGGGGATGCCCTTAATAAGGCTGTCCGTGAAACTGCGAACGAGGCTATTGCTGCTATTTTCTCTACTGAGGACCCTAAAGCAGTTGTTGTGACAGAAGGTCTAGGCAAGCGCATACAGGGCTTTGGAAACACTAATTATGAGCCATCAAGAGATGACAAGAAATCTTTCCTCAGCGAACTAAGTGAAGTAGTGGGCATTGGTGGTGCTTCTATTAAACAGGGTTTGAGCAACTTTGCTGCCACACATTCAATGATGCCAAATGATAATGGCGGTATGTACAAGAGCCCAATTCGCAGGTCTCTGACCACAGAAACTGATAGATATGGTAGGTACGATCCAAGTGAAATTCAAGGTGAGAGCCGTGCTACATCTGGTGCTTCAaagaatgtgagttctggttcttGGGGTCCAAGTCCCTCAAGTTCAGCATCAGCCGGTGATACTGACTCAAGTCAACCAGGAATTAAGACTCGTGAGGAGAGACTTTTGGAAACAATTGTTACTGCAAGCGGTGTGCGGTTGCAACCTACTCGAGATGCTCTGCAGATATTTCTAACAGAAGCCTCCAAACTGGATGCAGTTGCTTTGAGCCGTGCCCTTGAGAGTAAACTGAACTCTCCATTGTGGCAG GTTCGCATGAAGGCTATCTGTGTGCTGGAAGCGGTGGTAAGGAAACAGGATACTGATCCTTATTCCATCATTGCTTCATATTTCAGTGAGAACAGTGCTTCTGTTGTCAGATGTTGTGAACTGCCACAAGTTTCTCTCAGAGAAAAGGCTTCAAAA GTATTAAATCTGCTGGTTGGCGAACAACCTACCGGAAGCAAACATCATCCAGAATCAAGAACTGCAGCAACTACTGTTCAGATGCCTGATTTGATTGATACAGGGGATCAGGATGATCTAGTAACTCACAGTTCAGCTCAAGAAAGCAGCCAGCAGATAATGGGGAATAGTAATTATGTTTCTTCAGTTGATGATTTGCTTGGTGGTGAAACTATTGGTAATACCAGTGCCGCTAGCAATGGTAATGGAAGCGATCTATTTGCAGATGTATCATTCCATGAGGAAGAGATTAAGGAGACTAATGACCTATTCTCAGGCATGACAGTAGAGGAAAAATCCTCAGCCTCTGTGCATGATAACTCTCTGATCGAGCAAGATATATTTGGCAGCAGCCCGGAGCCATTGTTCCAAGAAAGGGTTGATGACAAAGGAACTGTAGATGATTTAATGGCTGGTTTGAACCTTAATGGCACTGCTCAAGCTCAGCCTGGAGTAAAAGCGGAAACTAACAGTAATCTCAATGGTTCACAGTTCTTTGACATGAACAGTCAGACTAGCCATGTGGCAAGTGGTGCAGCACTGAACGGTATCCTTGGTCAAAGCTCCTTGTATCAACAGGTTCCTTTGCAGTACAACTTGTCACCACAAATGTTTGGTCAATCATATCCTGGGCAACAATTAAATTATGGTGCTATGGAAGCTCTTCTTGCTCAGCAGCAGCAGTTACTACAAAACTTGGGAAATTTCAGTGCTGGACTTGGGCATCCGGCTTTCAATTCAATGAGTGGCGGAAATGCATCTGGGATGCCAGATATTTTCAATTCAAGTAATCAACCTCCACATCAAGTGGCTGTGATGAGCAATTCCAAGAAAGATGAAACTAAAGCTTTTGATTTTGTCTCG GATCACCTTGCAGCAGCTCGTGGTTCAAAGAAGTAG